In a single window of the Niabella ginsenosidivorans genome:
- a CDS encoding sterol desaturase family protein, which translates to MQFDKIHNKGQARLFKNDYLEMLTKTHPLVIWGMYIPVIVYMLYYSHASNGYTWSYVLLLFFIGIFSWSFFEYIAHRFVFHWVSDNPTAQKIAYVMHGNHHHYPRDRQRLFMPPVPSIIIASVLLGIFYLLMGSRAFMFFPGFMLGYLMYGTMHYAIHAWNPPFKWMKGLWRNHHLHHYKDEHKGFGVSSTIWDHVFGTMFDLKKEKEDKEKVKSLMFEKKK; encoded by the coding sequence ATGCAGTTTGATAAAATTCACAATAAAGGGCAGGCCAGGCTTTTTAAAAATGATTACCTGGAAATGCTTACCAAAACACACCCTTTGGTTATCTGGGGCATGTATATTCCTGTAATTGTATATATGTTGTATTACAGCCATGCCTCTAATGGTTATACATGGAGTTATGTGCTTTTGCTGTTTTTTATCGGCATCTTTTCGTGGAGTTTTTTTGAATACATTGCCCATCGTTTTGTATTTCACTGGGTAAGTGATAACCCCACCGCACAGAAGATCGCTTATGTAATGCATGGCAACCACCATCATTACCCAAGGGACCGGCAGCGGTTATTTATGCCCCCGGTGCCCAGCATTATCATTGCATCTGTATTGCTGGGAATTTTCTACCTGCTGATGGGCTCCAGGGCATTTATGTTCTTTCCGGGCTTTATGCTGGGGTACCTGATGTATGGAACCATGCACTATGCCATACATGCCTGGAACCCGCCTTTTAAATGGATGAAAGGTTTGTGGCGCAACCACCATCTGCATCATTATAAGGATGAGCATAAGGGATTCGGTGTAAGCAGCACTATCTGGGATCATGTGTTCGGCACCATGTTTGATCTGAAAAAAGAAAAAGAAGACAAGGAAAAAGTAAAGTCTTTAATGTTTGAAAAGAAGAAATAG
- a CDS encoding serine hydrolase, which translates to MNRFSFLMLLFTAASIQAQEKTDRSFEALIRKNASSFLKNVLDKKDSFQYQVIYTEIKRDAHQRPSFINHYLNVDRNRYFNPASTVKMPVAFTALEKLNGLKGRINAQMAMITDSSYSGQSAVTSDSTAANGLPSIEHYIKKIFIVSDNDAYNRLYEFTGQQYLNESLWEKGYKDIRITRRFVPMNEEENRHTNQLRFFNNGKLVYTQPPAYSRVLFHFPKNKILVGTGHWDKNDSLIHEPMDFTTHNNLPLEDGNLLLRSVLFPQSVPEKSRFHLTKEQYNLLYTYLSELPYESRYPRYDTTEFFDSYTKFFFFRAGKEKIPGYIRVFNKAGWSYGYLTDYCYVVDFKNNVEFMLSATIYVNSDGILNDDKYDYETIGFPFFKEIGTIIYNYELNKKRSIIPDLSNWKKTYR; encoded by the coding sequence ATGAATCGATTTTCTTTTTTAATGCTGCTGTTTACCGCCGCTTCCATACAGGCTCAGGAAAAAACAGATCGCTCTTTTGAAGCCCTGATCCGGAAAAACGCATCATCATTCTTAAAGAACGTCCTGGATAAAAAGGATAGTTTTCAATACCAGGTTATTTATACAGAGATCAAACGGGACGCGCACCAGCGGCCTTCCTTTATTAATCATTATCTGAATGTAGACCGTAACCGGTATTTTAATCCTGCCTCCACGGTAAAGATGCCCGTGGCATTTACGGCTCTTGAAAAGCTGAACGGGCTTAAAGGCCGGATCAATGCACAAATGGCCATGATCACAGACAGCTCTTACAGCGGTCAAAGCGCTGTAACCAGCGATAGCACAGCGGCTAACGGGCTGCCTTCTATTGAGCATTACATCAAAAAGATCTTTATCGTAAGCGATAATGATGCCTATAACCGGTTGTACGAATTTACAGGGCAGCAATATTTAAATGAATCCTTATGGGAAAAAGGGTATAAGGATATCCGTATTACACGGCGCTTTGTACCTATGAATGAAGAAGAAAACCGGCATACCAACCAGCTCCGCTTTTTTAACAACGGAAAGCTGGTATATACACAACCCCCGGCCTACAGCAGGGTACTTTTCCATTTTCCCAAAAACAAAATACTGGTAGGCACCGGCCACTGGGATAAAAACGACAGTTTGATTCATGAACCCATGGACTTTACCACGCATAACAACCTGCCACTGGAAGATGGGAATCTTTTGCTCCGGTCTGTACTGTTCCCGCAATCCGTGCCGGAAAAAAGCCGGTTCCATCTCACCAAAGAGCAATACAACCTGCTGTACACCTATCTGTCGGAGCTGCCGTATGAAAGCCGTTATCCCCGGTATGATACCACAGAATTCTTTGACAGCTATACCAAGTTTTTCTTTTTCAGGGCGGGCAAAGAAAAAATTCCCGGCTATATACGGGTATTTAATAAAGCAGGATGGAGCTATGGTTATTTAACGGATTATTGTTATGTGGTGGATTTTAAAAATAACGTGGAATTTATGCTGAGCGCTACCATTTATGTAAACAGCGATGGCATACTGAATGATGATAAATACGATTATGAAACCATCGGGTTCCCTTTCTTCAAGGAAATAGGCACTATTATTTATAATTATGAGCTCAACAAAAAAAGAAGCATCATTCCCGATCTCAGCAACTGGAAAAAAACATACCGGTAA
- the gcvT gene encoding glycine cleavage system aminomethyltransferase GcvT, with amino-acid sequence MKQTPFTQKHIALGAKMAEFAGYNMPISYTGINEEHQTVRKNAGVFDVSHMGEFILKGPGALDLIQRVTTNDASKLKSNHAQYSCFTNEQGGIIDDLIIYCIEEKNLPAGQAGVYMIVVNAANIDKDWEWLVAHNTEGVEMHNISDKTCLLAIQGPNATAILQPLTDVDILNLKYYTFEKGTFAGVKNVLISATGYTGAGGVEIYFEDKEGAADKIWDAIFKEGAPKGLKPIGLAARDTLRLEMGYCLYGNDLNDTTTPLEAGLGWITKFTKTFTASDLLKQQKETGVERKLVGFELKDKGIPRNGYEICDEAGNTIGHVTSGTQAPSLGKAIGMGYVKKQFAAFDTPVFIKVRDKLLKAKVVKLPFA; translated from the coding sequence ATGAAGCAGACTCCTTTTACGCAAAAGCACATTGCCCTGGGTGCCAAAATGGCTGAATTTGCGGGGTACAATATGCCCATCAGCTATACCGGCATCAATGAAGAACATCAGACAGTAAGAAAAAATGCAGGTGTTTTTGATGTAAGCCATATGGGAGAGTTTATCTTAAAAGGGCCCGGGGCGCTGGATTTGATTCAGCGGGTAACAACCAATGATGCTTCCAAGCTGAAAAGCAACCATGCCCAGTACAGTTGTTTTACCAATGAGCAGGGCGGCATCATTGATGACCTGATCATTTATTGTATTGAGGAAAAGAACCTGCCTGCCGGACAGGCGGGTGTATACATGATTGTTGTGAACGCCGCAAATATTGATAAGGACTGGGAATGGCTGGTGGCGCACAATACAGAAGGTGTAGAAATGCATAATATTTCAGACAAGACCTGTTTGCTGGCCATACAGGGCCCTAATGCAACCGCTATTTTACAACCGCTGACCGATGTGGATATCCTGAACCTGAAATATTACACTTTTGAAAAAGGCACATTTGCCGGGGTAAAAAATGTGTTGATCAGCGCTACTGGTTATACCGGGGCAGGTGGGGTGGAGATCTATTTTGAAGATAAAGAAGGCGCTGCTGATAAAATATGGGATGCCATTTTTAAGGAAGGCGCGCCAAAAGGGCTGAAACCGATCGGCCTTGCTGCAAGAGATACGCTGCGGCTGGAAATGGGCTACTGCCTATATGGCAATGACCTCAATGATACCACCACTCCGCTGGAAGCAGGACTGGGATGGATTACAAAGTTTACCAAAACGTTTACGGCAAGCGATCTGCTGAAACAGCAGAAAGAAACAGGTGTGGAACGCAAACTGGTAGGCTTTGAGCTGAAAGATAAAGGCATTCCGCGTAACGGATATGAGATTTGTGATGAAGCCGGCAATACTATTGGTCACGTCACTTCCGGTACGCAGGCCCCCTCATTAGGCAAGGCCATTGGCATGGGGTATGTAAAAAAACAGTTTGCGGCATTTGATACGCCTGTATTCATTAAAGTGCGCGATAAATTATTAAAAGCAAAAGTGGTAAAGCTGCCCTTTGCATAA
- a CDS encoding 2-phosphosulfolactate phosphatase, protein MSQKPTLFTSLSPALLHLYDLQNAVVVIIDVFRATSTIASALYNGARYIIPVDAVSKAIEISKKTGGIAAGERDGKLADGLSHGNSPLEYKRAFIENKVLVLTTTNGTRLLQMALDQGADTIITGSFPNLSSVCSYLLQQNKNVVLACAGWKDKFNLEDTLFAGAVISRVQEHFSIHCDSSLMAAYTYNCNKADLLGFAKNFTHYHRLVDRFGYIDDIAFCLQEDRADVLPLYREGRLVNGKNT, encoded by the coding sequence ATGAGTCAAAAACCCACTCTTTTTACCTCTTTGTCTCCGGCGTTACTGCATTTGTATGATCTGCAGAACGCAGTGGTTGTGATTATTGATGTTTTCAGGGCTACATCTACCATTGCATCAGCATTGTATAACGGGGCCCGGTATATAATACCTGTTGATGCGGTCTCAAAAGCAATTGAGATCAGCAAAAAAACCGGCGGCATCGCAGCCGGTGAACGGGATGGAAAACTGGCAGATGGCCTGAGCCACGGCAATTCGCCCCTGGAATATAAAAGAGCATTTATTGAAAATAAAGTGCTGGTGTTAACCACCACCAATGGTACCCGTTTACTGCAGATGGCGCTGGATCAGGGTGCAGACACTATTATTACCGGTTCTTTCCCGAACCTTTCATCGGTTTGCAGCTATTTATTGCAGCAAAATAAAAATGTGGTGCTGGCATGCGCGGGGTGGAAAGATAAATTTAACCTGGAAGATACTTTATTTGCTGGGGCTGTTATCAGCAGGGTACAGGAGCATTTCTCTATCCACTGCGATAGTTCCCTGATGGCTGCATATACCTACAACTGTAATAAAGCAGATCTGCTGGGTTTTGCAAAGAATTTCACGCATTATCACCGTTTGGTAGACCGCTTTGGTTATATTGATGATATTGCCTTTTGCTTACAGGAGGACCGTGCAGATGTGCTGCCCCTGTATAGAGAAGGGCGCCTTGTAAACGGAAAAAACACATAA
- a CDS encoding DEAD/DEAH box helicase has protein sequence MALPHLLKHVYTFGTDEVIRRGKKTFALGFVELIEYDKLTGSVFFRVKDDTYSTFYKVQVQKFNDPKNLTLKCNCPYNLGEICKHEVAALFQLQELIDKGQLEDEEVYYDQRHTVVKIRNLDVRSIRLLCAPETFNEAEKFLQKKKAKIVYAQDETVKAIVPLNGTDYKVAVKKNEERNFDTSCDYEDTDHPLCLPKVIVFLQLIKQHGSDYFDTIRNRDVEKNKLLEAYGYSLNDDLKGKFEFVFKDGKPFLRVLDPKIKRINTLPATGRPAAVVTKQPQQLIEKETAVAEEEPLARKLAIVFDFNKSLYPYFKVHLVTGEINEAGNGFNGKATALDVTHFIDTSDYNEEDINLLNSVRKLQDVEINKYVARNTPFNTSWDEELPAVEAGSETRQLINEYVLPRLRKLLTDAGDDALAFIVPRGKEFITANIEQIDIFTEPAVTEFYVDREGAENFSCDCLVRLRGMVHGVEQNESPSPLLFLYNHQLFLFTNSESISLIEKFLPDGKMVIPAAEWPRTLHTFILPLAKEYKVDFDASMLHVMKNIVPDARLLLIEKGEYLVFKPQFSYKGYETDLLGKEVFLVPEGDKILAIHRNKEKEKAFVDRLKNLHSNLIMNEENGTLALKGSEILKDNWFFLFVDAMKEMQVPVFGYDALRNFRFNTAKPQTKIFISSNTDWFDAKVDIVFGDQQVSIADVKRALANKQLYVQLGDGTLGVLPEEWLKKYALLFRVGEGANQNLKLSKYHKSVVDELFELKNEEELVFELEEKYNRLRDFEKIHDIEPPAHLQQVLRPYQMAGFQWINYLRNVNWGGILADDMGLGKTVQALSYLEHYKSENPDARILVICPTTLIYNWENEIKKFTPSLTYRIHHGPSRTRAADDILRQDVTITTYGTLRSDIKLFVGIQFDYAVLDESQAIKNPASKVTKAAYLINARHRLCMSGTPLQNNTFDVYAQMNFLNPGMLGSIEFFRQEFAIPIDKLGEADRKEHLRKLLYPFILRRTKEQVAKDLPEKQEMILWCEMDGPQRSIYDAYRNDYRDKILGNIETQGIGRSQMTILQGLMKLRQICDSPAILNEEETFENHSIKIEELVREISENMGDHKALIFSQFLGMLGLIRQKLEELGIKYEYFDGSTSAPDREKAIQSFQNNDEVRVFLISLKAGGVGLNLTAADYVYIVDPWWNPAVEQQAIDRTHRIGQTKNIFAYRMICKDTIEDKILKLQEKKKALAKDLISDETGFVKSLTREDVEYLFS, from the coding sequence TTGGCATTACCACATTTATTAAAGCACGTTTATACTTTTGGAACAGACGAGGTCATTCGCAGGGGAAAAAAAACATTTGCGCTGGGCTTTGTAGAGCTGATTGAGTATGATAAGCTGACCGGCAGTGTTTTTTTCCGGGTTAAAGACGATACCTATAGCACTTTTTACAAGGTACAGGTTCAAAAGTTTAACGATCCCAAAAACCTTACTTTAAAATGTAACTGCCCCTATAACCTTGGCGAGATCTGCAAGCATGAGGTGGCGGCTCTTTTTCAGCTACAGGAATTAATAGATAAAGGCCAGCTCGAAGATGAAGAAGTATATTATGACCAGCGGCATACAGTTGTAAAGATCCGTAACCTGGATGTGCGTTCCATCCGGCTGCTTTGCGCCCCCGAAACATTTAACGAGGCGGAGAAGTTCCTGCAGAAGAAAAAGGCAAAAATTGTATATGCACAGGATGAAACCGTAAAAGCCATTGTACCGCTCAACGGAACGGATTATAAAGTAGCCGTCAAAAAGAATGAAGAGCGCAATTTTGACACCAGCTGCGATTATGAGGATACGGACCACCCGCTTTGTTTACCCAAGGTGATCGTTTTTCTGCAATTGATCAAACAGCACGGATCGGATTATTTCGACACCATCAGGAACCGCGACGTGGAGAAAAACAAGCTCCTGGAAGCCTATGGCTATTCTTTAAATGACGATCTGAAAGGCAAATTTGAATTCGTATTTAAAGACGGAAAGCCATTCCTCCGGGTGCTGGATCCAAAGATCAAACGGATCAATACCCTGCCGGCTACCGGCCGGCCGGCTGCGGTTGTTACCAAACAACCTCAGCAGCTCATTGAAAAGGAAACAGCGGTGGCTGAAGAAGAACCACTGGCAAGGAAGCTGGCGATTGTGTTTGATTTTAATAAAAGCCTGTACCCTTATTTTAAGGTGCACCTGGTTACCGGGGAGATCAATGAAGCCGGCAATGGTTTTAACGGGAAAGCCACAGCGCTGGATGTTACGCATTTTATTGATACCAGCGATTATAATGAAGAAGATATTAATCTGCTGAATTCTGTAAGAAAATTACAGGATGTTGAAATAAATAAATATGTAGCAAGAAATACGCCTTTTAATACATCCTGGGACGAAGAGTTGCCCGCTGTTGAAGCAGGGAGTGAAACCCGGCAGCTGATCAATGAATACGTACTGCCCCGCTTGCGCAAGCTGCTTACAGATGCAGGAGACGATGCACTGGCATTTATTGTGCCCAGGGGAAAGGAATTTATTACCGCAAATATTGAACAGATTGATATTTTTACAGAGCCGGCCGTAACAGAATTCTATGTAGATCGTGAAGGAGCAGAGAACTTCAGTTGTGACTGCCTGGTTCGTTTAAGGGGTATGGTACATGGCGTAGAGCAGAATGAAAGCCCCAGCCCTTTATTGTTTTTATACAACCACCAGCTTTTTTTATTTACCAATTCGGAAAGCATCAGCCTTATTGAAAAATTCCTGCCGGATGGTAAAATGGTCATTCCTGCAGCGGAGTGGCCCCGGACATTGCATACCTTTATCCTGCCTCTGGCAAAGGAATATAAAGTGGATTTTGATGCATCCATGCTGCATGTAATGAAAAATATTGTTCCGGATGCCAGGCTGCTGCTGATTGAAAAAGGAGAATACCTCGTCTTTAAGCCGCAGTTTTCGTATAAAGGCTATGAAACAGACCTGTTAGGAAAAGAAGTGTTCCTGGTACCGGAGGGCGATAAGATCCTGGCCATACACCGCAATAAAGAAAAGGAAAAAGCATTTGTTGACCGGTTGAAAAACCTTCATTCCAACCTGATAATGAATGAAGAGAACGGAACACTGGCATTAAAGGGATCGGAGATCCTTAAAGACAACTGGTTCTTTTTATTTGTAGATGCCATGAAGGAAATGCAGGTGCCTGTATTTGGTTATGACGCGCTGCGCAATTTCCGTTTCAATACAGCAAAACCCCAGACCAAAATCTTCATCTCCAGCAATACAGATTGGTTCGATGCCAAAGTAGATATTGTATTTGGCGATCAGCAGGTATCTATAGCTGATGTAAAACGCGCGCTGGCCAATAAGCAGCTATACGTGCAGCTGGGCGATGGCACACTGGGAGTGCTTCCGGAAGAATGGCTGAAAAAATATGCCTTGCTGTTCCGTGTAGGAGAAGGAGCCAACCAGAACCTGAAACTTTCCAAATACCACAAAAGCGTGGTGGATGAATTGTTTGAATTAAAAAATGAGGAAGAACTGGTTTTTGAGCTGGAAGAAAAATATAACCGGCTGAGAGATTTTGAAAAGATCCATGACATAGAGCCTCCCGCTCATTTACAGCAGGTGCTGCGCCCTTACCAGATGGCCGGTTTTCAATGGATCAATTACCTCCGGAACGTAAACTGGGGCGGCATCCTGGCAGATGATATGGGGTTGGGTAAAACAGTGCAGGCTCTTTCCTACCTGGAACATTACAAGTCGGAGAATCCCGATGCGAGGATCCTGGTCATCTGCCCTACCACGCTGATCTATAACTGGGAGAATGAAATAAAAAAATTTACTCCTTCCCTCACGTATCGCATTCACCATGGCCCGTCCCGCACAAGGGCGGCAGATGATATTTTAAGACAGGATGTAACCATTACTACTTATGGCACTTTAAGAAGCGACATTAAGCTGTTTGTGGGCATACAGTTTGACTATGCGGTGCTGGATGAAAGCCAGGCCATCAAAAACCCTGCAAGCAAGGTTACAAAAGCGGCGTATCTGATCAATGCCAGGCACCGCCTTTGTATGAGCGGTACGCCGTTGCAGAACAATACCTTTGACGTTTATGCCCAGATGAATTTCCTGAACCCGGGTATGCTGGGCAGCATAGAATTCTTCCGCCAGGAGTTTGCCATTCCTATTGATAAGTTAGGCGAGGCAGACCGGAAGGAGCATTTACGGAAGCTGCTCTATCCCTTTATTTTGCGCAGAACCAAGGAGCAGGTGGCAAAAGACCTTCCGGAAAAACAGGAAATGATCCTGTGGTGCGAAATGGACGGCCCCCAGCGTTCTATTTATGATGCCTACCGCAATGATTACCGGGATAAGATCCTTGGAAATATTGAAACACAGGGCATCGGCCGCTCACAAATGACCATTTTACAGGGTTTGATGAAACTGCGCCAGATCTGCGATTCTCCCGCTATCCTGAATGAAGAAGAGACGTTTGAGAACCATTCCATTAAAATAGAGGAGCTGGTAAGAGAGATTTCTGAAAACATGGGCGATCATAAAGCGCTGATCTTTTCCCAGTTTCTCGGAATGCTGGGCCTGATCCGCCAGAAGCTGGAAGAATTGGGCATTAAATATGAATATTTTGATGGGAGCACTTCTGCGCCCGACAGGGAAAAAGCGATCCAAAGTTTTCAGAATAACGACGAGGTACGGGTATTCCTGATTTCATTAAAAGCCGGTGGTGTGGGTTTAAACCTTACAGCAGCAGATTATGTATACATTGTAGATCCGTGGTGGAATCCGGCAGTAGAGCAGCAGGCTATAGACCGTACACATCGTATCGGACAAACAAAAAACATTTTTGCCTATCGCATGATCTGTAAGGACACTATCGAAGACAAGATCCTGAAGCTGCAGGAAAAGAAAAAAGCACTGGCAAAAGATCTGATTTCAGATGAAACAGGTTTTGTGAAATCACTGACACGGGAAGATGTGGAATACTTGTTCAGTTAA
- a CDS encoding SusC/RagA family TonB-linked outer membrane protein has translation MISNTMLKGPLLMRPLLLLLLLCFSVLSFAQNNLQTIRGTITLSRSSDEPAGTSVNIKGKLEATVTNNEGAFSLSARLPVTLVISRVGYGSLEVRVTDTTLVKVLLTEGNNNMNEVVVVSYGTRLAKDITSAVSTFNASRAKEIPAAEFGQKLQGRVAGVQISMANGRPGQGIDMRIRGAATLGGGYQPLIVVDGQILSGADTRNGDMNLINPDDIETFTVLKDAAAAALYGSRAGNGVILITTKQAKVGRTNITFDTYYGWQKVPQKGRPDIMNAHEFAAFMKGYYEDKIKYEGYTKGIPEDYATPDQYGEGTNWYNALLRTAPMQNYSLNLSSGTEKLSSSSTLSYFNQDGVLLNTNLQRFSFRSNNEYRPGDRFKIGLNLAPTYQAEKNTRNYTDGNRQIIANATAASPLKPVYNADGTFNTNASSYGMLNLNNPVQQLLLADSRYKTLRLLGNAYADIAILKNLHFKTTINGDLASVQQDSYQGTMYGIGLGASPLPRPPSNSTAVHVSYDYVSWLNENTLNYNLSLNDHHLDVMAGYSAQKWSREYRNINGSNFANDEIYWISGAAVTNGSTNKEAWTMASSFGRLNYDYKGKYLLTATFRRDGSSRFGPTVKYADFPSVSAGWVISDEGFFKKNNVVSFLKIRGSYGKTGNFNIGYYTMVTNINASNYVFGGNLTPGFVPGPTLGNPQVTWEPSAQTDIGADINFLKNRIIFSYDYYSKTTTDMLYPVNLPYESGFSNIQMNVAKLRMWGHDFSVSSRNLTGAFEWTTDVNVSLMRNKLLSLPPNTEFIGNNTTYAGYNRSVVGKSIGQFYGYVFDGIYMNQAELDSAPKHTTSTVGSVRMKDINEDGVINADDRTLIGDPNPKYNYGITNTFRYRNFDLAIVCYGQGGNKILNTNRADWTNLDGVMNVASDMMYRWRSEADPGNGKVPGTRSGTTELYRLANSSWVENGNFFTIKNIALGYTFRENLVKYVKAARIYASVQQVAVFTHYSGMNPEANATKDNLTGIYGQDLSTFPIPRTFTIGANFSF, from the coding sequence ATGATTTCTAACACAATGCTTAAAGGCCCGCTTCTGATGCGGCCGTTATTGCTGCTGTTGCTGCTGTGCTTTTCTGTGCTTTCATTTGCACAGAATAACCTGCAGACCATCAGGGGCACTATAACCTTAAGCCGGTCCTCCGATGAACCTGCCGGTACTTCTGTAAATATTAAGGGAAAGCTGGAGGCTACCGTCACTAATAACGAAGGCGCATTCTCTTTGTCCGCCAGGCTTCCCGTTACGCTGGTTATTTCAAGGGTGGGATATGGATCCCTTGAAGTAAGGGTGACCGATACAACCCTGGTAAAAGTGTTGCTTACAGAAGGGAACAATAACATGAACGAAGTAGTGGTGGTAAGTTATGGCACCCGGCTGGCCAAAGATATTACCAGTGCCGTGTCTACTTTTAACGCATCCCGGGCAAAAGAGATCCCCGCAGCAGAATTCGGACAAAAGCTGCAGGGACGCGTTGCCGGTGTGCAAATCAGCATGGCCAATGGCCGGCCGGGGCAGGGTATTGATATGCGCATACGCGGGGCAGCCACCCTGGGTGGAGGGTACCAGCCACTGATTGTGGTAGACGGGCAGATCTTATCGGGTGCCGATACCCGGAACGGCGATATGAACCTGATAAACCCGGATGATATTGAAACCTTCACGGTTTTAAAAGATGCGGCGGCGGCAGCGCTTTACGGATCAAGGGCCGGCAACGGGGTAATACTGATAACCACCAAGCAGGCAAAAGTAGGGCGCACAAACATCACTTTTGATACCTATTATGGCTGGCAGAAAGTACCTCAGAAGGGAAGACCGGATATAATGAATGCCCATGAGTTTGCCGCCTTTATGAAAGGGTATTATGAAGATAAAATAAAATATGAAGGATATACCAAAGGCATACCGGAGGATTATGCGACTCCGGATCAATATGGTGAAGGCACCAATTGGTATAACGCCCTGCTCCGGACGGCACCGATGCAGAATTATTCGCTGAACCTTTCTTCCGGTACTGAAAAACTTTCCTCCTCTTCTACCTTATCTTATTTTAACCAGGACGGCGTGCTGCTGAATACCAATCTGCAGCGTTTTTCCTTCAGATCTAATAATGAATACCGCCCGGGCGACCGGTTTAAGATAGGGCTGAACCTGGCACCTACCTACCAGGCAGAAAAAAATACAAGAAACTATACAGACGGAAACCGCCAGATCATTGCAAACGCAACAGCTGCATCGCCGTTAAAGCCTGTATACAATGCCGACGGAACGTTTAACACCAATGCAAGCTCCTATGGTATGCTGAACCTGAATAACCCGGTGCAGCAATTATTACTGGCAGATTCAAGGTATAAGACCCTGCGGTTATTAGGCAATGCCTATGCAGATATTGCCATTTTAAAAAACCTGCATTTTAAAACAACCATAAACGGAGACCTTGCTTCTGTTCAGCAGGATAGTTACCAGGGCACTATGTACGGCATCGGACTGGGCGCTTCTCCTTTGCCCCGGCCGCCTTCCAACTCTACCGCAGTACATGTTTCTTATGATTATGTGTCCTGGCTGAATGAAAATACATTGAATTATAACCTGAGCTTAAATGATCACCATCTGGATGTTATGGCCGGCTACAGTGCCCAGAAATGGAGCCGGGAATACCGCAATATTAACGGGTCCAACTTTGCCAATGATGAAATTTACTGGATCTCCGGAGCCGCCGTTACCAACGGTTCCACTAATAAAGAGGCGTGGACGATGGCTTCCTCCTTCGGGCGCCTGAATTATGACTACAAAGGCAAATATTTGTTAACCGCTACTTTCCGCAGGGACGGCTCCTCCCGTTTTGGCCCTACGGTTAAATATGCGGATTTTCCTTCTGTATCTGCCGGCTGGGTGATAAGCGATGAAGGTTTTTTTAAGAAAAATAATGTGGTTTCCTTTCTGAAGATCCGGGGCAGCTATGGGAAAACAGGAAATTTTAATATAGGCTATTATACGATGGTTACCAATATAAATGCATCCAACTATGTGTTTGGAGGAAACCTGACGCCGGGTTTTGTGCCAGGCCCTACATTGGGCAACCCACAGGTTACCTGGGAACCCTCTGCACAAACAGATATAGGAGCCGATATCAATTTTCTGAAAAACAGGATCATCTTCTCTTATGATTACTACAGCAAAACTACTACAGATATGCTTTACCCGGTAAACCTGCCGTATGAGTCGGGTTTCAGCAATATTCAGATGAATGTGGCAAAACTGCGCATGTGGGGGCATGATTTTTCCGTCAGCTCCAGAAACCTGACAGGCGCCTTTGAATGGACCACGGATGTAAATGTTTCGCTGATGCGGAATAAGCTGCTTTCGCTGCCCCCCAACACGGAGTTCATAGGTAATAATACTACTTATGCAGGCTATAACCGCTCTGTAGTGGGAAAATCCATCGGCCAGTTCTACGGATATGTATTTGACGGTATTTATATGAACCAGGCTGAGTTGGACAGCGCGCCTAAGCATACAACTTCTACAGTAGGCTCTGTGCGCATGAAAGATATTAATGAAGATGGTGTTATTAACGCTGATGACCGTACTCTGATAGGCGACCCCAACCCAAAATATAATTACGGTATTACCAATACCTTCCGGTACAGGAATTTTGATCTGGCCATTGTGTGTTACGGACAGGGAGGCAACAAGATCCTGAATACCAACCGGGCAGACTGGACCAACCTGGATGGGGTAATGAATGTTGCCTCAGATATGATGTATCGCTGGAGGTCTGAAGCTGACCCCGGCAATGGAAAAGTGCCCGGCACGCGCAGTGGTACAACAGAATTATACCGGCTGGCCAACTCAAGCTGGGTAGAAAACGGCAATTTCTTTACCATTAAGAACATTGCATTGGGATATACTTTCCGGGAAAACCTGGTAAAATATGTAAAGGCTGCAAGGATATATGCAAGCGTACAGCAGGTGGCTGTTTTTACACATTACTCAGGGATGAACCCGGAAGCCAATGCAACAAAAGACAACCTTACCGGAATTTACGGGCAGGACCTGAGTACCTTTCCCATACCCCGTACGTTTACGATTGGTGCCAATTTTAGTTTTTAA